gcGATGTGTGGACCGAAGATGATCTGAGAcgggaggaagaagaggcgaAGGAGATGGAAGTCAAGAAGAGGGAGTTGCAGGTGAGATTGAGACAGATGGAGAAGGATCTGGGGGGATTGATGAGAATGTGAGGTGGGGAGTAATGATATGATACCCTTATGAGATATGAAGATGGTTTATTCCACGCAGCGTCTATGATTCATCTAAGTCTGGTGATGTATGAGTTATAATTACATGTCTGTTGCGAGAGCCTCTTCCCGCGCCAAAACCAGTTTTTCCAGAATTTCTCCCACATCCTCTGCTCCATCTATTGTGAACTTATCATTGATGATGTATCGCGGAACACCTCTAATACCAAGTCTCCGCATCTCAGCAACCTCGGTatcaacttctttacctCCGTCATCACTTTCTAACCATTCCCTCGCCTCAGTCTTACTAACACCAGCCCTTTCGGCCGCGCCAGCCAAGTCATCCTTGCTTGTTATGTCCCCTCCTCGCAGAAAGTACATTCTCATAATCTCCATCgcaatctccatctccaaccCGACCTTCCTTCCCAACTTCTCCAACCGATGCGCATCTCTTGTGTTCCCAATTGTCGAGTCAAAGTTGAACTCGAGCCCTTCTCTCTTCGCAATGCCATTGAGGCGGGCCTTTACGACGGGGACTTGATCAACACCCCATTTGGAAGCTATTTTGGACACAAGAGGTTGAGTATGTGTGTCAGCGTCGAGTTGGTAGGCGTGCCACTTCGTGCAAATCGTGTCGTTAGAGCAGACGGTTTTAAGATAAAGAGTTATGGCGCGAGAGAGACGTAGGGCACCGATAAAGCACCAGGGGCAGACAGGGTCGGAGATGACGTTTATAGAGATTGTAGGCATGATGATGTTACTGGGAGGGTGGTAAATTTTGTGTAAGAAATTTGATGAGTGAAGGATGTAAGAACGAAAAGTCTCGAATGTGATGAAGCTTGTGAATGCAGGATCAGTCGCTGTGAGTCCCAATTACAATATCTTGGACATCTTAAATAATATGCAAAGTCCGAGGCAGAATTATACAGCTTCAAGCCTTCAATGAGAGGGCGGAACTCCGCCCACTTAGCAGCAAGCTTCAAAGGCATAGTCCAGGGAGAGAAGGCAGCAATGAAAGGAAATTTCTGATTTGTAATTCGTTCTCATTATTCATGCAGATGGAGATTGTTCCCCGGGTATCATATCCATATCCAAAGCCCATCTAAATGCTATACTCTATGAACCTCTACTGTGCCGTCTAGCATATGGCTCGTGTCTGTGTACTTCTCTCGGCCGCTGTGAACGACCTCCAGGGCGATAATAGTCGCCTTGTCCTCTTGCGGCGTTCCGACTGTTTGAATGTCTAAATTTAGATTCGTGTTGGCCTTGCCTTGAGTTACCTGCCTGTTCGGAGTCAACACCAAGAGTGTCCGGGACAGATGTCTCGTATTGGACGGCTCTGTCCCAATCCGCCAGTTTCGTATATGGGCTTCTAAGCCAAGCTCTCAATTCGTGTAAAAAGAGCCGCGTATTGTCTCTTCCCAAATAATCTGAAATCATTTCCTCAGCCTGGCCGGCGCTACCCATGATGTCCACAGACTTCAACACCGCAATGATGTACTCAAGAAGAAACTCGGCATTATTTGCTCGTCGCTGTTCCACAGTATTTCTGGGGGCATTCGGCCTGGGCCTTAGCTCAGTCTCGCCGGCATCAGGACTCAAGAAGGGAAATACTTGAAGCTCCCGCCGAACCCACATACGTGCGCGCGATACTAATTCACTATCTGCGCAGAAAACAGCTGGAGTCAATTCACGATATCTGGACAGTCTATTTGTCCCTACGTGCTTTGAATATCGGTTGTGCCGATATACATCTCTCCGTCGTGCGATCTCATCTGATGGGCTTAGGTTGGGTGTTTCATATCGGGATCGACGGGCATAAGGACGTCGTCGCGGAGGGAGTTGACGACGAATAGTAGACGGAGCATATGGTCTATGATCGGGTTGTTGCTTCTCAGGTTCCGGAGCAGGTCTGGGAACGATGTAGGTCTTTGCGACAGGCTCATCCAGAGCGTGGCGAACTTGAGAGACAACAGCTTTACAGAGGGGACATTTCGGGGATTGTTCAAGCCAGCTGAGGAGACAAATATAGTCAAAGTTTCGGTGATGGCAAGGGATGGCCTCGCAGACTTCGGTGATGCTCTCGAGGCAGATGACGCAGCAGTCggtgaggtcttcttcttgccggGTC
This Fusarium poae strain DAOMC 252244 chromosome 3, whole genome shotgun sequence DNA region includes the following protein-coding sequences:
- a CDS encoding hypothetical protein (BUSCO:41561at5125), translated to MQIMEVVQPADDLQRQVLQSTLNEIATRQEEDLTDCCVICLESITEVCEAIPCHHRNFDYICLLSWLEQSPKCPLCKAVVSQVRHALDEPVAKTYIVPRPAPEPEKQQPDHRPYAPSTIRRQLPPRRRPYARRSRYETPNLSPSDEIARRRDVYRHNRYSKHVGTNRLSRYRELTPAVFCADSELVSRARMWVRRELQVFPFLSPDAGETELRPRPNAPRNTVEQRRANNAEFLLEYIIAVLKSVDIMGSAGQAEEMISDYLGRDNTRLFLHELRAWLRSPYTKLADWDRAVQYETSVPDTLGVDSEQAVGTPQEDKATIIALEVVHSGREKYTDTSHMLDGTVEVHRV